Sequence from the Catenuloplanes indicus genome:
CCGGCGCGGCCGGGGCGTGCTGCTGCCGTTCACAGGCGCCTCACTCTGTATTCCTCGCTCATCCGCCACGGCGCGCTCAGTGGCTGTTTCGTCTCGTGCCCGCAGAAGTCCGGTTTGATGCCGGTGGCCGGATGGGAGAACAGCGAGAACGTCTTGACGGAGGCCGGTGATTGTTCCCGCACCGCCTTGACGGCGACCTTGAGATCTTCGCCGGAGTATAGCTCTCCGACGGCCACCAGAATACGTTTCCCGGCGAGGCTCGGCATGACGTCGGGATAGCGAATGCGTGCCTCGCTGACGCCGTCGTTCTTCTCGAGCACGGTGTCTATCACGAACAGTGGCCGATGCCCCAGATTGCCGGCCAGCATGCCCGCGACGATCGCACCACCGCGTCCCACTCCGACGATCACGTCGGGGTCGAAGCCGGAGCGCCGGATCTCCGCCAGCGACTCCTTCATGGTCTGCTCCACGATGCGCCAGCTGGGCCGATTGCGTTCCCGGACGAAGCGCACCGACAGCAGCACGGTCAGCACCGCCGCGACGCTGGAAATGATGGTGAAGACGAGATTCGCAACGGCCACGGCAGCGGCCCTCCGCTCGAAGCTCCAGGTTGCCGAGCAGCGTATACCAGCTTGTACAGCCCTCAGGCTTTGATCACCGTCGCTTCTGGATTGCTACCGAAAGGGTTCGATCAAGCCGTCTGAACGGACAAGAAGGACCGCATAAGCGTGCCGGTGCCGCCGTACCGGAGTCGATTTCGTTCCGGCTTGGTGGCGGCACCGGTGCACTTCGTGTCAGGAGCCCATCAGGCGGCGGAACCAGCTGCGGAAGCCCGGGTTGGGGACCGTCGGGTGCGGGTCGCCGTGAGGTGGGCGGGGCGGGGTGTACGTGTCGCCGTGGTAGACGCGGCCGGGCTGGCGTGGGGGGCGGTTCTGCGGGGTGTGGTTGGCCTCGGGGCGCGGGTTCGGATAAGCGTTGGCACCCGCACCCGGCATCCGCACCTCGTACAGCATGTCCCGCAACTGCTCCGCGCTCGGCCGGGACGCGGGGTCGTTCGTCATCCCCCGCCGCAGTACCGCCGTCAGCTCGCCCGGTACGTTCGGCAGGTCCGGGATGGGCTGGTTGAACATGTCCATGATGGTGAGCAGGCTGGGGTTCCGGTCGTTCTCCCACCGCGGCGGCTTCCCCCGCAGCATCGCGTAGAGCGTCGCGCACAGTGCGTAGACGTCCACCGCAGCCGACGGCCGGGACGCCCGGAACATCTCCGGCGGTGCGTACGCCGGCGTCAGCACCTCCAGCGTCACGTTCGGGTCGCGCATCTCGGCCAGCACGGCGAGCCCGAAGTCGGCCAGCACCGCCTCGTTGAACTTGGAGTGCAGGATGTTCGCCGGCTTCACGTCCCGGTGCAGCACCTGTTCCGCGTGTGCGTCCGCCAGCGCGTCGGCGATCTTGATGCCCACCGAGCGCACCTGGCCGGCCGGCAGCGGGCCACGGTTGGCGTACGAGCCGTCGCACAGCTCCATGATCAGGTACGGGTGCCCGTCCGCCGTCACGCCCACGTCGAACAGGTCGACCACGTGCGGGTGGGACGACATGCGGCTGGCGGCGCGGGCCTCGCGGAGGAAGCGGGCGCGGTCGCGGTCGTCGCCTAGCGCGCGGTTCTCCACCTTGATGGCGACCTCGCGGTCGACGGAGATCTGCGTGGCCCGGTAGATCGTGGCGTAACCGCCACGGGCGAACTTCCGCAGATCGGTCATTCCGGGCACGACGGGCACGTGTTCGTTGCCGCCTGACCCGGGCGCGGGCGGCGGTGGCCGATCCGAGTCGCCGGTCACGGATTAGAAAATACGCGATGCCGCCGGTCGAGCCACAGGCCGATGCCGGTCGCGAGCGCGCCGACGCCCTCCCAGGCCGCGACGCCGAAGAACCGGTCGGGTGCCTCGCCGGTGAGCACCAGCGTGGTGAACACCGTGAACGTCACCAACCGGAACACGACGGTGAAGAGGTAGAACGCCCGCCACTCGGTCCAGACCGAGACCAGGTAGTAGATGCCCATGTTGAAGCTGGCCATCGACGACGCGGTGATGAACACCAGCGTGTAGTCGCCGGCGGAGCGCTCGGCGGCCGGCACGACCTCGAAGCCGAGGCTGCTCAGCATCGACTCCGGCCGGATCAGGCCGGTCGCACCCATGATGATGGCCAGAATGCCGAAGACGGCCATCGTCCACCCGGCTATCGACCTGGGCAGCCTCATCCGATCCCTCCACAAAGGTCTATGGCCGGATCAGGCTAGCGGTTGCTCCAGGGTGAAGTCATCATCCGATACGGGACGAAGACGATCGAACATCGCGTCCGCCTCGGCCCGCTCGCTGACCTGCTCGCTCGCGTACGCCAGCCGTACCGCCTCGGCCGCGGCCTCGCACGCCTCCTCCGGCGCGTCGTTGGCCAGCAGTGCGGCGGCCAGCACCCGGTGCGCGCGCACGCCGCTGCGCACGTCCTCGGCCGGCATCGCCACCGCGCGCCGCGCCCAGTCCAGCGCCTGCATCGACTGCCGCTCGGCCAGCAGCGCCTGCGCGTACGTGGCGACCGCGTCCCGGCGGGAGAACAGCAGCGACGGCGCCCGGCTGGCCGCGATCGGTGCGAGCAGGCCCACCGCGGTCAGCGCGTCGCCGGCCGTGAGCCGCACCGCGGCGAGCAGCACGCGCGGGCCGACCTGCGCCGGTGCCAGCGGGTTGTGCGGCTCCACCGCGGTCAGCACCGACCGCGCGTCCGCCTCCGCGCCGGGTACGTCGCCGAGCCGCAGCCGGACGAAGCCGCGCATGGTGCCGGCGATGCCGAGCAGCAACGGGTGGGTGGTGCGCTGGCTGTAGCCGAGCGCGTCGGTGAGCAGGTCGTGCGCGTGCTCCCACTGCCCGAGGCCGCGCGCGACCGCGCCGCGCACGGAGAGCGCGAGCCCGCGCCCCCAGTCGTCGGAGATCTCGCTGAAGTCCCGGTACGCCACCCGCGCCTGATGGTCCGCGTCCACCAGGTCGCCCAGTTCCGCCGCCGCGAACGCGTCCACGGCCCGCAGCGTGCCGACCGCCCAGGCCTCGCCGAGCCGCTCGCCGAACGGCAGGAACGACCCGGCCAGCCGCCGTGCCTCGCCGAGCTGGCCGGCGAGCAGCCGGGAGAACGCGGTGGTGCCGCGTACCCACGCGTGCCCGACCGGGTCGCCGAGTTCCGCGAACAGCTTCGTGGCCCGGTCCAGCACCGCCTCGCTGCCGGCGAAGTCACCGCGCGCGGTGGTCACCCAGGCCAGGTCCTGCAGCGACCAGGCCTGCCCGTGCCGGTCGCCCGCGGTCTTGGTGACCTGGAACGCGGCCGCGAACCGGCTGCTGGCCTGGCTGAGCCGGCCGGTGAAGAAGTCGTTCATGCCGAGCCGGCGCATCGCCTCCGCGCGCTCGGCCGGCAGCGCCGCGTCCGTGGCCACGGCCAGCGCCTCCGCCCAGGCGCCGGCCGCGCGCTGGCCGTCGCCGAGCAGCCGGTGCGCCTGGCCCGCGATCAGCAGCGCGCCGGACCGACAGGCCGCGTCGTCGCCCGCGTTCGCGCTGAGCTTCTCGGCCAGGTCCAGCGCCTCGGTGATCCGGCCGTTCTGCATCAGCGCGTTCGCGTGCACGAGCTGGTCGATGTCGGAGAGCGCGTCGTCGGCGAGCGCGGTGGCGCGCTCCGCGTAGTCGACCGCGAGGCCGGGCTCTCCCATCGCGTGCGCGCGGCGGGTGGCGCGGCTGAGCGCGGCCACGCCGAGCGGCACCACGTCGCGCACGTCCGAGTCGGTGCGCAGGCCGACCGCGTCCGCCAGCCGCAGCGCGGACTCCACGTGGTGCGCGATGAACAGGTCCCGCGCGTCCTCGGTCATGCCGCTCGGACCGGTGAACCCGCTGGACAGCAGCGGCTCCACCTCGTCCTCCTCGGCCGCGGCCCAGCGGGCCAGGAACGAGTGCCGCTCGGCCAGGTCGGCCTTGCCGATCCCGGCGTAGGCCGCCTCCCGCATCAGTGGCGTGCTGAACGCGAAACCCCCGCGGGTACGGGTGAGCATGCGCCGTTGCAGCAGCTCCTCCACGGCTCGCTCGAAGTCGCCCGGGTGCCGCCCGCACAGCGCGTGCAGCGTGGCCGTGGCGACCTGGTCGCCGATCACCGCGGCGTCGCGCAGCACCGCGCGCGCGTCCGCGGGCAGCGCGTCGATGCGCGCGGCGAGCACGGCCGCGAGGTCGCGGGAGAGCAGCTGCCGGTCCAGCGAACCGGCCGAGAGCCGCCACCGGCCGGCCGCGTTCGCGCCGACCGCGGCCTTCAGCGCGCCGCGCTCCATCAGCAGCGTGACCAGCTCCGCCAGGTAGAACGGGTTGCCCTGGGCGGTGGCGAGCAGCCGGTCGGTGTCCTCCGGTGGCAGCTTCCCGCCCTCCAGATAGGACGTGAGCAGCCGGGACGCGTCCGCACCGCGCAGCGGCGGCAGCGAGTAGACCTCGGCCTCGGACATCCGGGTCATGATGCCGGCGGTCCGGACCAGTTCCGGCCGGCCGAGCAGCAGCACCAGCACCGGCCCGGTCAGCCGGCCGAGCGTCACGCCGAGCGCCTCTATCGTCTCCGGCGTGGCGTCGTGCAGGTCGTCCACCACCACGAACAGCGGCGCCTCCGCGGCGAGCCCGCTGAGCAGCACGGACACGGCGGCCGGCAGCACCTCCGCGTCCGGCGGCGCCGGGATGTCCTGGGAGGACCAGTCCGGCGTGCCGGTTGCGGTCTGCGTGTCGCCGTAGCCGAGCAGCGTCATCAGCGGGTCCACCGCGACCGGCGTGTCCGGCGACGTCCTCGCCAGGCGGGTGGCGACCCGGCGGACGCGTTCCTCGACCGCGGCCCGGGTGGCGCCGGTGAACGGCTCATGCGGCAGGCCGATCGCGGACCGCACCAGGTCGGCCAGCGGGGCCAGCCGGCGCCGTTCGCCGAACGCGGCGCACTTGACCGCGAGCACGGTGGCACCGCCGGTGCCCTCGAACGCGGCGGCCAGCCGTTCCGCCTCCGCGCCGAACCGGGTCTTACCGATCCCGGCCTCGGCCGTCATGATCAGTACGCCGGGCTCGTTGCGGTCGATCACCTCGGCGAGCCGGCTGGCGACCCGGCCCAGCTCCGCCTCGCGGCCCACGAACGGCGCCTCGTCGCCGAGACCGGACCGGGTGCCGGGCGCGTCCCGCAGGCCGAGCAGCTCGAACGCGGCGACCGGCTGGCGCTTGCCCTTCAGTTTGAGCGGGCGCAGCTGCCGCCAGGACGCGAGGTGCCGGGTCGCGTTCATGGTCGTCTCGCCCGCGTAGACCGCGCCGATCGCGGACGCGTCCGCGAGCCGGGCCGCGGTGTTCACGGTGTCGCCGATGACCGTGTACTCCAGGGACGCCTGGATGCCGGCGACCACCTCGCCGGTGTTCAGGCCGACGCGCAGGCCGAGCGGGGCACCGCCGCCGCGTTCGTCGTCCAGCACCCGGCGGACCGCACGCTGCATCGAGAGCGCGGCCCGGACCGCGCGTTCCGCGTCGTCCTCGTGCGCCACCGGCGCCCCGAAGACCGCCATGATGCCGTCACCGGTGAGCTTGTCGACGTGGCCGCCGAACGTCTTCACGGCACCGGCCAGCGCGGCCATCACCCGGTCGGTCACCGCGCCGACTCGCTCCGGGTCGACCTCCTCGGACCAGGAGGTGAAGTCGGAGAGATCGCCGAAGAGCACGGTCACGACACGGCGTTCCGCCGCCGGCAGCGCGGCCGCGGTATCGGCGACGGCGGGTAGCGCGGCACCGCAGTTGTGGCAGAACCGCGCGTTCGGCACCGCCACCGTCCCACACACCGGACACGTCACGGTGGGTCCAACCCGGCGGATCCGCTGGGGAATTCCCGGTCGAGTCCGTGCAGGTAGTCGAGCTGCGCGCGGACCGACCACTCGGCCGCCCACCACAGCGAGCGGTCGACGTCGGCGTAGACGCGCGCGACGACCTCCGGCGCGGTGCTCGCGCCGGCCCGCACCGCGTCCCGCACCTGATCGAGCCGGGCGATCCGGTGCGCGTGATAGAACGCGGCCGCCGCACCGGTGTCGGCGAGCGCCGGGCCATGGCCCGGAAGAGCAACGACGCCACGGTACGCCGAGAGCCGCTCAAGACTGGCCAGGTAGTCGCCGAGATCCCCGTCCGGCCAGGCGACCACGGTCGTGCCGCGGCCCAGGATCGTGTCCCCGGTCAGCACCACGCGCTCGTCACCGGCGCTCGCCACGAAACTGACCGAGTCGTGCGTGTGCCCCGGAGTGCGCAGCACCTCAATGGTGAGACCGTCGATCGACACATCGCCGAACGGCACACCGTGCCGAGGGTCTGCGGCCAGCACCGGCGTCCCGCCGAGGAGATCGGAAAGCGCCTGCGCGCCCTCGACGTGATCCGCATGCCCGTGGGTGATCAGGATGGCCGCGAAGGGCCGGTGCTCCGCGATCGCGGCCAGGTGCTCCGCCATGTCGGGACCCGGGTCGACGACCGTGCTTCGCTCAGCCTCCGGCGCACGCAGCACCCAGGTGTTCGTACCGTCGAGGGTCATGGGGCCGGGGTTGGGCGCTCTCAGATGAGTCACCCAACGAGGCAACGCCCCCGCGAGTTCCCCCGCGGAGGCGGTGACGTGACCCGGCCCACTCATGACACCGATCCTAGAACCCTCGTGAGGGAAGGTCAGGCCGTGAGCTCGACGATGACCTCGACCTCGACCGGCGCGCCGAGCGGCAGCTCCGCGACGCCGACCGCGCTGCGGGCGTGCCGGCCGGACTCGCCGAAAACGGCGCCGAACAGCTCGGACGCACCGTTGATCACGCCCGGCTGGCCGGTGAAACCCGGCGCGGACGCGACGAACCCGGTCAGCTTGACGATCTTGCTGACCCGGCCGAGGCCGACCAGCGCCTCGATCGCGCCGAGCGCGTTCAGCGCGCACTGGCGGGCCAGCGGCGCCGCGTCCTCCGCGGTGACCTCCGCGCCGACCTTGCCGGTCGCGGCGAGCTTGCCGTCGACGAACGGCAGCTGGCCGGAGACGTAGACGTGGTTGCCGGACTGCACGGCCGGCACGTACGCGGCGACCGGCGGCACGACCTCGGGCAGCACCAGGCCGAGCTGCGCGAGATTGGCGTACGGGTCGACCGGACCCAGGATCGGCTCGGTCATCGTCACCCCTTCGGGCGCTTCATGTAGGCGACAAGCTGCTCCGGGTTCGGGCCCGGCACGACCGCCACGAGCTCCCAGCCGTCGTCACCCCAGTTGTCGAGGATCTGCTTGGTGGCGTGGGTCAGGAGCGGCACGGTGGAGTACTCCCACTTCTGCATGGCCGACAGCCTAGAGGCTGCGTCGGCGAGCCCCGCATGACCGCTCCGGTTACGCTGGCCGACGGCGTCACTGACGCCCGGTGAAGAGCGCCCCCCGCTGCACCCGACCCGGAGGAAGTGAGATGACGACCCCGCCAGACGGTTCGTACCCTCAGGAGGGTTTCGGTCCTGCTCCCACCCCTCCGCAGGAGGGTTTCGGCCCGGCGCCGGAGAAGCCGGCGAAGAAGCGGCGCCCGGTGCTGATCGCGTCGATCGTGCTGGCCGTCGTGGTGCTGCTCTGCGGCGGCGGTGGCCTGGCCGCGTTCCTGCTGTTGCGGTCCGTGGAGTCCGGGACCGGCGCGCCGGAGCCCGCGCAGGCGGTGGACAGCTTCCTCACCGCGGTCTACGCCGACCAGGACACCCGCGAGGTCGCGCAGTACGTCTGCTCGGACAGCCGGGACAGCGAGGACATCGACGCCAAGATCCAAGAGGTCAAGGGGTACGCGTCCGCGTACGAGGATCCCAAGTTCGACTGGACCGTGCCGCAGGTGTCCGACCAGAACGAGGAGACCGCCACCGTCACCACCACGGTGACCCTGGTCACCGCGGACGAGAAGACCGCTGACCAGGCGCTGACCTTCACGGTCGTGGAGAACAATGGGTGGTGGGTCTGCGAGGTCAAGGGGTGAGCATGTGACGGGGTCCTGGTCCGCACGCCTCCACGTGGTCACCGGCAAGGGCGGCACCGGCAAGACGAGCGTGGCCGCCGCGCTGGCGCTCGCGCTCGCCCGGGACGGCAACCGCACGCTGCTGGTCGAGGTGGAGGGCCGGCAGGGCATCGCGCAGCTGTTCGGCCTGGATCCGCTGCCGTACGAGGAGCGGCGGATCGCCACCGTGCCGGGCGGCGGCGAGGTGCGCGCGCTGGCCGTGGACGCGGAGGCAGCGCTGCTGGAGTACCTCGACATGTTCTACAAGCTCGGCGCCGCGGGCCGGGCGCTGCGCAAGGTGGGCGCGATCGACTTCGCCACCACCATCGCGCCCGGCCTGCGCGACGTGCTGCTCACCGGCAAGGCCAAGGAGGCCACCACCCGGTCGGTGAACGGGCGCCGGGCGTACCACGCGGTGGTGCTGGACGCCCCGCCCACCGGCCGGATCGGCCGGTTCCTGAACGTGACCGCGGAGACCGCGCGGCTGGCCAAGATGGGCCCGATCAAGACCCAGTCGGACGGTGTGGCCGCGCTGCTGCGCTCGCCGATGACCGCGGTGCACGTGGTGACGTTGCTGGAGGAGATGCCGGTCCAGGAGACGCTGGACGCGATCGTGGAGCTGGATCAGCTCGGCATCCCGGTCGGCAAGGTGATCGTCAACAACGCGCGCCCGCCTCTGCTGGCGGACGGGAAACCCACCCAGGCCGAGTTGCGGCGCGGGCTGGCCGCGGCCGGGCTGCCCGCCGACCGGGCGACCGTGGCCGGGCTGCACGCGGAGTCCAAGGCCTACCTGGCCCGGCGCGAGCTGGAGGATTCGCTGCGCGCGGAGCTGACCGAGCTGGACCGCCCGACGATCGAGCTGCCGCAGCTGCCGGGCGGGGTGACGCGCGACGGGCTCGACGTGCTCGCCGACACCCTGCTCCGCTGACGTCCGGCCGTTAGGCTCGTTTCGTGTCAGCTGAACTCGACGTGGACGCGATTCTCGCCGACCCGCAGTCCCGCATCATCGTGTGCTGCGGTGCCGGCGGTGTCGGCAAGACCACGACCGCGGCCGCGGTGGCGCTACGCGCGGCGGAGCGGCACGGGCGGCGCACCGTGGTGCTGACCATCGACCCGGCGAAGCGGCTGGCACAGTCGCTCGGCCTCTCCGAGCTGGACAACACACCGCGGCAGGTCAAGGGCATCGACACCGAGGCGACCGGCGGTGAGCTGCACGCCATGATGCTGGACATGAAGCGCACGTTCGACGACGTGGTGCTCGCCCACACCGACCCGCAGCGCGCGCAGGAGATCTTCGCGAACCCGTTCTACGCGGCCATGAGCTCCACGTTCTCCGGCACCCAGGAGTACATGGCGATGGAGAAGCTGGGCCAGCTGCGCGCCCGCGACGAGTGGGACCTGATCGTGGTGGACACGCCGCCGTCCCGGTCCGCGCTGGACTTCCTGGACGCGCCGGCCCGGCTGGCCCGGTTCCTGGACGGCAAGATGCTCCGGCTGCTGCTGGCCCCGGCCAAGACCGGCGGCAAGAGCGTGTTCAGTCTGGTCACCGCGTCGTTCGGGATCTTCTCCCGGGTGGTGCAGAAGGTGATCGGCACGCAACTGCTGAGCGAGCTGTCCGGGTTCGTGGCCGCGCTGGACTCGATGTTCGGCGGGTTCCGGCAGCGGGCCGAGCAGACGTACCGGATCCTGCAGGCCAAGGAGACGTCGTTCCTGCTGGTCGCGGCGCCGGAGCCGGATGCGATCCGGGAGGCGGCCTACTTCGCGCAGCGGCTGCGCGACGACCGGATGCCGCTGGCCGGTCTGGTGCTCAACCGCATGCACCAGCCGGTCGCGGCCGGTATTTCCGCGGCGGACAGCCGGGCCGCGGCGGCCGCGCTGGACGCGTCCGGCGAGAGCCCGGTCACCGCGGACGCGCTGCGCATCCATGCGGCGCTGACCGAGCAGTCGGCGCGGGAGCAGCGGGTGGCGGCCCGGTTCACCGACGCGTTCCCCACCGTCCCCACGGTGGCGGTGATGGCGCAGCCCGCCGACGTGCACGACGTCGACGGGCTGCGGAGCATCGGCGAAGCTCTCGCCTAGGTTCGTTATCCGGCGTGCACCAGTACGTTGGTGCGGCTCTTGTCCTGTTCACGTAGGGCGGCTTCGAACATCTTCCGCCAGCTCGCCACGTGCGGGTGCCGGCGCAGCAGCGCACGCCGTTCCCGCTCGGTCATTCCTCCCCACACTCCGAACTCGATGCGGTTGTCGAGCGCGTCCGCCAGGCATTCGTTACGGACCGGGCAGCCGCGGCAGATCCTCTTCGCCACGTTCTGCTCCGCCCCCTGCACGAAGAGCGCGTCGGGATCGCCGTTCTGACACGCCGCCATGGTCGGCCAGTCGCTGATCATCCCCATCTGTGCACGTCCCCCCAAGCTGTACCACCGCCGACCCGTTTCCCCCGGTCGCGGTACATGTCCCTGCCGGTACGTCCCGACCGGCCACAGATCCCCCGGTCACTCCCCGCTTTCCTTGCCGCACGGAGGGTGACATTCGATCTCCGGAACATCATGCTCCGTAGTTAGGCGATTACGCAACGTTGTCTGTTAAATCGACCAGGTCAGACACTTCGCCCTCTTCACTCATTATCTCGATATTTATCGATGAGCTGCTTATATGGCTGGAGATGCGTCCGGGCGGGATTGGCGAAAACGGCGTCGCCGGCGGCCGGGAGGCGGCACACTGGTCCGGGATCCGCGGCCGCGCGCCACGGGTCGTGCGTCTTGCACAACGAATGCAAGGCCCGGCGAGACGCGTACTCGTTCGGTCATTTTTCGGCCTCGCGTGCCATACCGGACATAAGGTGCAATTATCCCTTTTCGCCGTAGCCTGGGCTTGTGAGCTGGATCAGGAAACGTGACCACACCGTCTTTTCCGGCGCGGCGTCATTGGGCATTTGCGGCCTGCTGGCGGGCATCGTGGTGTCCGCGGCCGCGTTCCCGGCGGTGGCCATGTCCGGGCTGGCCGCGAAGGCCGGTGCCGAGACGTTCGACCGGCTGCCGACCGAGCTGACCGTGCGGCGCGCGCCGCAGAACACCTATCTCTACGCGTCCGACAACCGCACGCTGGTCGCGATGATCTACGACGAGAACCGGAAAGACGTCGAGATCAACGACATTCCGCCCGTCATGCGAAACGCCATCATCGCGGCCGAGGACCACAACTTCTACCGGCACAACGGCGTCGACATGAAGGGCATCGCGCGCGCGTTCGTGAACAACAAGTCCGGTGCGGCACAGCAGGGCGCCTCCACGCTCACCATGCAGTACGTCCGGATGGCGATCTCCTACTCCGCGACCCGCCCGGCCGACGTGGTGCGCGCCACCGAGGACACCAGCGCCCGGAAACTGCGCGAGATGCGGTACGCGATGCAGGTCGAGAAGGAGATGTCCAAGGACCAGATCCTCGAGCGCTACCTGAACATCGCACCGTTCGGCAACGGCGCCTACGGTGTCTCGGCCGCCAGCCAGGTCTACTTCAGCAAGCCGCCGAAGGACCTGAGCACCGAGGAGGCCGCGATGCTGGCCGGCATGGTGAAGGCGCCCTCCGCGTTCGACCCGACCACGGAGACCGGCCGGCCGCTCGCGCTCAACCGGCGCAACTATGTGATCGACAACATGACCGAGATCGGCGCGGTCAGCCCGGCCGAGGCGGCCCGAGCCAAGGCCGCGCCACTGACCGTGAACGGCACGCGCACGCCGAACGGCTGCGTCAACTCGTCGCACAACGAGTGGGGCTACTTCTGCGACTACGTCTACCGCTGGTGGATGGAGCAGGACGAGTTCGGCGACACGCCGTACGACCGGGAGCGGCGGCTGAAGAGCGGCGGCTACCGCATCGTCACCTCGATGAGCGTGAAGACGCAGGACGCGGCGCGCAAGCACGTGCACAAGCGCGCGTCGGACGGCAACCGCAACGCCATCATGGTCGCGGCCGTGGAGCCCGGGACCGGGCGCGTGCAGGCGCTGGCCGTGAACCGGGTCTACAAGAACGACGACGCGCACAACGAGCCGAACAGCGACCCGGCCAAGCGCCGGAACGGGCTGAAGGGCACGTACCCGAACACCACGAACCCGGTCATCACCGGCAGCGCGGACGTGCACGGCTACCAGGGCGGCTCGGTCTTCAAGATGTTCGCGCTGGTCGCGGCGCTGGAGAAGGGCTACCCGCTCAGCTACTCGATCTACGCGCCGGAGACCTACCACTCCCGGTACGTCGTCGCCGCGTCCAGCCCGGCGGCCTGCCCCGGGCGTGCGCTCTACTGCCCGAAGAACGCGGTCAAGAGCATGGCCGGGGTGCACAACATGTGGACCGCGTTCGGTGCGTCGGTGAACACGTACTTCATCCCGCTTCAGGAACGCGCCGGTGCGGAGAACGCGGTGGACGTGGCGAAGCGGCTCGGCATCAAGTTCCGCGCCGCGAACGACGCCCGGTTCGCCGACGACGAGGACGCTGCCTCGCAGTGGGGCGCGTTCGCGCTCGGCGTCTCCTCCACCACGCCGCTGGACCTGGCCAACGCGTACGCCACGCTCGCCGCGGACGGCCGGCACTGCGAGCCGATCCCGGTGATCGAGATCCGCCAGGAGGGCAAGCCGCTGCCGGCCGCCGCGCCGCGCTGCAACCAGGCCGTGGCCAAGGACGTCGCCCGTGCCGCGATCGACGCGGCCCGCTGCCCGGTCGGTGACCGCTCGGAGACGTCCCGCTGCCGGGGCGCCACGGCAGCGTACGTGCGGCGCGCGGTCGGTCACCCG
This genomic interval carries:
- a CDS encoding RidA family protein; its protein translation is MTEPILGPVDPYANLAQLGLVLPEVVPPVAAYVPAVQSGNHVYVSGQLPFVDGKLAATGKVGAEVTAEDAAPLARQCALNALGAIEALVGLGRVSKIVKLTGFVASAPGFTGQPGVINGASELFGAVFGESGRHARSAVGVAELPLGAPVEVEVIVELTA
- a CDS encoding Rv0361 family membrane protein, which encodes MTTPPDGSYPQEGFGPAPTPPQEGFGPAPEKPAKKRRPVLIASIVLAVVVLLCGGGGLAAFLLLRSVESGTGAPEPAQAVDSFLTAVYADQDTREVAQYVCSDSRDSEDIDAKIQEVKGYASAYEDPKFDWTVPQVSDQNEETATVTTTVTLVTADEKTADQALTFTVVENNGWWVCEVKG
- a CDS encoding serine/threonine-protein kinase, whose translation is MTDLRKFARGGYATIYRATQISVDREVAIKVENRALGDDRDRARFLREARAASRMSSHPHVVDLFDVGVTADGHPYLIMELCDGSYANRGPLPAGQVRSVGIKIADALADAHAEQVLHRDVKPANILHSKFNEAVLADFGLAVLAEMRDPNVTLEVLTPAYAPPEMFRASRPSAAVDVYALCATLYAMLRGKPPRWENDRNPSLLTIMDMFNQPIPDLPNVPGELTAVLRRGMTNDPASRPSAEQLRDMLYEVRMPGAGANAYPNPRPEANHTPQNRPPRQPGRVYHGDTYTPPRPPHGDPHPTVPNPGFRSWFRRLMGS
- a CDS encoding MBL fold metallo-hydrolase, which codes for MSGPGHVTASAGELAGALPRWVTHLRAPNPGPMTLDGTNTWVLRAPEAERSTVVDPGPDMAEHLAAIAEHRPFAAILITHGHADHVEGAQALSDLLGGTPVLAADPRHGVPFGDVSIDGLTIEVLRTPGHTHDSVSFVASAGDERVVLTGDTILGRGTTVVAWPDGDLGDYLASLERLSAYRGVVALPGHGPALADTGAAAAFYHAHRIARLDQVRDAVRAGASTAPEVVARVYADVDRSLWWAAEWSVRAQLDYLHGLDREFPSGSAGLDPP
- a CDS encoding ArsA-related P-loop ATPase, with translation MGGGSARSRGEHVTGSWSARLHVVTGKGGTGKTSVAAALALALARDGNRTLLVEVEGRQGIAQLFGLDPLPYEERRIATVPGGGEVRALAVDAEAALLEYLDMFYKLGAAGRALRKVGAIDFATTIAPGLRDVLLTGKAKEATTRSVNGRRAYHAVVLDAPPTGRIGRFLNVTAETARLAKMGPIKTQSDGVAALLRSPMTAVHVVTLLEEMPVQETLDAIVELDQLGIPVGKVIVNNARPPLLADGKPTQAELRRGLAAAGLPADRATVAGLHAESKAYLARRELEDSLRAELTELDRPTIELPQLPGGVTRDGLDVLADTLLR
- a CDS encoding adenylate/guanylate cyclase domain-containing protein, whose product is MTCPVCGTVAVPNARFCHNCGAALPAVADTAAALPAAERRVVTVLFGDLSDFTSWSEEVDPERVGAVTDRVMAALAGAVKTFGGHVDKLTGDGIMAVFGAPVAHEDDAERAVRAALSMQRAVRRVLDDERGGGAPLGLRVGLNTGEVVAGIQASLEYTVIGDTVNTAARLADASAIGAVYAGETTMNATRHLASWRQLRPLKLKGKRQPVAAFELLGLRDAPGTRSGLGDEAPFVGREAELGRVASRLAEVIDRNEPGVLIMTAEAGIGKTRFGAEAERLAAAFEGTGGATVLAVKCAAFGERRRLAPLADLVRSAIGLPHEPFTGATRAAVEERVRRVATRLARTSPDTPVAVDPLMTLLGYGDTQTATGTPDWSSQDIPAPPDAEVLPAAVSVLLSGLAAEAPLFVVVDDLHDATPETIEALGVTLGRLTGPVLVLLLGRPELVRTAGIMTRMSEAEVYSLPPLRGADASRLLTSYLEGGKLPPEDTDRLLATAQGNPFYLAELVTLLMERGALKAAVGANAAGRWRLSAGSLDRQLLSRDLAAVLAARIDALPADARAVLRDAAVIGDQVATATLHALCGRHPGDFERAVEELLQRRMLTRTRGGFAFSTPLMREAAYAGIGKADLAERHSFLARWAAAEEDEVEPLLSSGFTGPSGMTEDARDLFIAHHVESALRLADAVGLRTDSDVRDVVPLGVAALSRATRRAHAMGEPGLAVDYAERATALADDALSDIDQLVHANALMQNGRITEALDLAEKLSANAGDDAACRSGALLIAGQAHRLLGDGQRAAGAWAEALAVATDAALPAERAEAMRRLGMNDFFTGRLSQASSRFAAAFQVTKTAGDRHGQAWSLQDLAWVTTARGDFAGSEAVLDRATKLFAELGDPVGHAWVRGTTAFSRLLAGQLGEARRLAGSFLPFGERLGEAWAVGTLRAVDAFAAAELGDLVDADHQARVAYRDFSEISDDWGRGLALSVRGAVARGLGQWEHAHDLLTDALGYSQRTTHPLLLGIAGTMRGFVRLRLGDVPGAEADARSVLTAVEPHNPLAPAQVGPRVLLAAVRLTAGDALTAVGLLAPIAASRAPSLLFSRRDAVATYAQALLAERQSMQALDWARRAVAMPAEDVRSGVRAHRVLAAALLANDAPEEACEAAAEAVRLAYASEQVSERAEADAMFDRLRPVSDDDFTLEQPLA
- a CDS encoding phosphoribosyltransferase produces the protein MAVANLVFTIISSVAAVLTVLLSVRFVRERNRPSWRIVEQTMKESLAEIRRSGFDPDVIVGVGRGGAIVAGMLAGNLGHRPLFVIDTVLEKNDGVSEARIRYPDVMPSLAGKRILVAVGELYSGEDLKVAVKAVREQSPASVKTFSLFSHPATGIKPDFCGHETKQPLSAPWRMSEEYRVRRL